The Zerene cesonia ecotype Mississippi chromosome 11, Zerene_cesonia_1.1, whole genome shotgun sequence sequence tttttattataatgataatatgttCTAAAACAGCTGTTTAGATATATGTCTGATATTATTCTCTTATATTTACtacctatttaatatataattagaaagTTTAATGCAGTCGAactaaatttttcatattcacaATTAAAACCTGCAGTATAAATTTGAACTATTTCATAGTGGATATTTTCACCGTGTTTGATGAAAATCATATCGTACACTTACTGTATAAGTCCAAGGAACTCTGATGATTTAGTAACACCACCGCACCTCTGGAGTCGTCTACATTCTCGACTCCTCGTACAGTCCATCGAATACCCAGAAGTCGAGCAGAAAACCTCAAAAGTGCTGCTGGTATtctaaaaaattctttaaatttgaatccatatatcatcaaatatatagtttaataaacacagataaccaagaaatatttaataacatcgtAATCTCTATGTTTACCACGGAACTATCACTTACAAAGCATTCTTGGGGTCAAAAGGTCTAAACAGCATGAGCGGAAGGGGTGCTGTTGCAAATATTAGCGATAGCACTGCAAATAATGTAAACTGAAACAGAAACGTGGAAATAATCGATGAATATCTAAATCTTTCTACGTTACCAGTATAAAACTGAGCATGTTTATTCATACCTTTATGTAATACCTAGCAATAGAACTAATGGAAAATAGTATGATTAGAAGGGCCATCACGCAGCCGAGCACAACATCAAAGGCAGCCATTTTtctgataaattattacatttatgatacctaaaacaaacagaatagtcataatatctaaaatgcaattcatcaaaaaatattcacacatcattattcaattgaaattcttatttgatcctatatattttttaaacattttaattcacaaattcaaatttgttgcTAGTATCTaccatatgaaatatttaatgggTATGTtcatattactatttaattagagtttatattgaactataaatatttttaatttaagttatttacatGTAACGTCCACTTATTTTGATATCcatatatttttcagtaataacaaatacagttTAATATTACTGAAGAATATTGCTTATTTTGAGAATTCTGTAATGACGCCTAACTTCTTTTTTCTGACACTTATGAGGTTAGAGATATATGGGTGGTCAGTGGCCGTCAACTTTCACTTTGATGAAAACAACATACTCAAAAAAAGGTCagataaactaataaattaataatgcaaGACTCTCGAACTAAAAGTGAAAAGGAAATGGCTAGTTTTGTTATTAGCGTATCCAAGTAAGATTTTAATTCGACACTTGCCTCaatagaaatagaaacaattgctataatatacaaaatatgctCTAGGCGCTTTTACTTCTTTTGAATAATTAGGTTCGAAGGAAATAAAAACGCCTCCATAATTTTTGCgtataaagaaaaggaaaataaattagtgaGTCTACCATATTGTTCACATGAATATTCCAAAATGCTTATGACACTTACTTTAATGATGCGTAAGCAATTAGTTTTGTTTACAATGGTCTTTGTTAAAATGCTTACTAACaactattgttttatacaagATTAGTATTATTtgcctatttttatttaagtgacaaattgttttatatcttttaaaacatAGTTCTAACAAAAGTATTTGTTAATTACcataacaagaaataaaatgacgTGAGAAAAAAGCGTTAATCAGATTGGACTTCATAGATACCTAGTTCTGGAAACACTACAATGCACATCTacataattatcttaattatcatttgtttAGTCTCCTTTCGTTACAATTTATGGAAATAATTTCCATACAAatactgtaaaataatatatctaaatatacctatacacatatttaatatctactaGCTGTATCCTAGATACTTCCTTTTTTTACtgttacttaattttaatatttaatattataacgaaactgtacataaaattatacttatctGGCactaataacaaaaagtaCTATagtatgtctgtctgtttccCTGTTTAGCTAGACTCAACTACGAAGCTGCTGAACTGACAATTGATGATCACGAAAAATAAGGCGACAAAAGTTCAAAGCAAGTTGTAGTAGCTACCTAGCCATAAATTTCGCAACAACTCATTATGCGTATCAAGATCGGGAATAATATCGATATAGTAATTGGTAAGTAAGTTAAAGCTTCAATGATATCCTTTTGATAACCTCTTAATAAGGCGACACATACCTACATAACAAcatgcatttattaattactttaataaacgCTTATATAACACGCATATAGGTTTATGTCTGTTTCTTTTTTcgtataaaactataaaaaaaaccaatattatgcaaaaattaggaatgtaaatgtattttttaattttaaagtaattaagtcAAGgacgaaattttaaattaactgcGTGATAAGTGGGAAATGTCAACAAATGATGAATTGGATTCCTAAAAAAATCCAATTCTAACAATcgataatatctataaatcgATTCCGAATGTTgacaattaacaattatataaaattcaaaatgaccAAAGATACAAACAATTCTATATATGAAATGGTATGATGCAGAAAGAAATCTTAAACACCTAATTGAAGTTTTAACTATTCCTAACAGTAGTTACGAAGAAAGTAgtttagaagtttttttttatttttaataaataataccattTACTATTATTGGCTGTTATAATTGTGTTcagttattgtattattatattaagtgtaTTCAATAAACTTCTATTATGTCTTTCAAAACTTGAAACtactcatttttatatacttagcctagtaattttagttaaattactattatttatttataaggaaaataaatattcatgattTTTCTATAGACATATTTTAACACATAGGGAAAagagaataaatgaaataattttagacatcgcatatatacataaaaaatatcgcttataatttaaaagcaatcaTAAACTTGCAtttgaatagaaaattataaagaattgtttataaaggaaattaaaatgtaatttaacttTCGGattcagttaaaataaatagaaaaaaatattactcagAACTTACTCAATGTCTTTGAAGATTCCAcactaaaaaaaactaatataatttatgtttgcaTACAAATGtccataaaacaaatacgaGTATTCTTACTCATAGCTCACTGcccattgataataataaatattcactcTACAGTAGAACACCGACGCACACTGTAGTGTGATACTGACTAAGCGTAAACAGGCAAACTAGGGCCGACGAGCATTTATTTACCTTGCGCTGAAACACGTCACACTCCATCAAAATGTCCACAAATCACGGTAATTGGTATAGGACAGTGCAACGTCTGTACCTGTAACTTGTGTAagttaatagatattatatttagtctTTAAAATTTCGTATTTGTACTTCAAATGCAACTTCGTATTACGGACGAATAATCGTGTGAATGAATGGGAATTTGAGAAAATATATCAAGatcaaataaaacgtaaaggccgataaaaaaatatcaaacatgtctatatctatacatacctataaataaaaatgattatcaaaatgtgttgctaagcttAAAGTTCGaaaacggctcgaccaatttgactaataactttttttttttatttgttaagtcACAGAGAAGGTTTTTGTCGAGAGATAAAACGTTcaacgggtgaagccggggtaGACcactatttttaatgtaattttttgaatGTCCTTCCCAAACCTTACTTcagatttttcatataatatttaaaacgaagtAAGTaaccttattaaaatatctattctattcaaaattaaataggtCCAATCTAGACAATTTTATAAGGGAAGCATCCAGTTAACATCAACGAGGTTTTTGGGTTATGACTTGTATCTTGACGCAAATGACCTGTGTACTATTTTgtgtaatcaatttaattgcCCATAAGTTACATTTGAGGTAAATAGGTTAGTTAATTaggatttataatacaaaataatcatgaacatacaaaattataaatatttaacgtcGTCAAGCACAAAGTGCCatcttatttgtataaaaaacttaaGTGGATGTCTGATTCCATCCAATACAACTCGCGAAACACGGTACAAGGACGTACTGATGGAAGTACCTCTCCACAGAACCTTAGCATTTAGGGgtggtatttaatataaatattatacattacacattagtttaaattattgtacttattttattttttgattctttctattacattttttttttttttttttttttttatgttatagtcggcaatggagctggtgggtcacctgatggtaagcgctaccaccgcccatgaacatttggagaggcgtaaggtcaattgcagacctttcgcctctacaaatggattgccgactttaattgggaagtgaatgggaaaggattgatgagaggaataaaggaaaggactgggaaaggtaaggaaaaggatatgggcttccggctcccccactcaccgtacgaaacacaatagcaagctattatttcacgccggttttctgtgggggtgtggtacttccccggtgcgagctggcccaattcgtgccgaagcgtgctcgactcccacaataaaaacctGTACCTACACTGCCACTGTCAGGGGGTCAATGTGGTGTCCATTGAAAATCAGTGAAGAGTCTAATTTCAAATGGGCTGAGACTCTTATACACTAAGTGGATCTCCTTTTATACTAGGTTAATTtagctttttttaaatcaaacaaaaaaaaactgtgcTCTTTTTTAATAAGCGAACAGAGCGAGcgcatttcataaataattcaatattatgcTCTTCATCGCGGTTTCAGCCTAGAAGTTCACGTTTCTTTGGGAATTTTTCAGGACATAAGTATTCTAGCACCTGCATTTCTtggtctcaaactatatccgtattaaactttatttagatCAGCAATGAGATTAAGAGTAGAACATAGAGACTATTATCGTGGGGTACCTaccccttaggcacataaattcgaaagagtagaagaaattcgattactgtggcaggatcccGTGATCCTGTGGCCTGAGGCTTGGCGTTGATATGGTTTGGCAAATAaagcgggttcgaatcccgcctcgtgatcaaattttttctattctttcaaaattcttttataaagcataaagcatttcaatgctataatactaaaaatttaatcgtgaatatttttattcacagcGTTCATATGCTCGTCTTAAACTCTAGAAAATTCCGattagaataacatattgtgGAATTTATgcgtagataaataattaaactttttttatcaaaaaattaataggataatgatttaaatactgatactaatttcattacaattagATTCCGCACTTATTTgaacttataaatttaaacaaatttaaaaactgttattgAGGCTATAGTACTTATCAGTGTTGTGACATGCCAGTTGGTGTATCTTGTATACTGTATGCTATTGCGGACTGTTTTGTGATATTCTATACTTTTCTCTTCTTATTACTTGTTTACTTATCtaagctaatattataaagaggaatcGTTTGTgttctttttatgtttgcaaggttttaaaaaaaatcagatttcaaaaattctttcacccttaaaaattataattattagctGCAACACTGAATGACATAGGCTAAACGGGGTGTCCCGCGGCCCGCCGATGGAAGATATTATGCTCAACGGTATTGATAGTTTTGCAAACGCTGATTGCGGAATAAATGCTTACACATCAAAACAACGTACAAAATGTCTCAtccaatttttgtatttttcattgtgCCTCTCTAAACACGTAAGTGTGCGGGTGACAAAAGTGGACGGGTAGCCAGTTAGTAGTGTACAGTTTTAAGTATTCATCTAATAGGAAAAATGCATCAGGGACATTATGAGTACTTCTACGTAATTAGCGTATAAAAAACTTCAgctaaacaataaaacaaactcttcagctttataatattaaatatggatTACAACTGATTGAATTATGGTTGTTTGCAATGGATACattcaaaactatttaattactgttgaaaatttatttatcaactgTTAGATATTATAGGCTAtccttcattttaattttcatcctGTTGCCAAGAACATAGCAGGGGCAAGCAGATaggtacttaataatatagttatttattttaagtacttatgtgcttaaataaaatatagaaaatagtatttatagcaaaatttattaaaataacttcattaaataaataatatttacaacttGGTATATCATTCATGTCTATGGTAAAATTTACATGCAattcataacataatttaaagcCCTAAAGCAAGGTGCTAAGTGCTgcatttataagttttataaaaaaataaattgcaaattaaCACTTTTGTGCCCTTTGACAACAATATGGTATTCGTAaaacatcaaaacatttttttcttcatagcTGTGTATCGTTCAGTATACTCATTATATCCTTCAACTGAAGCTAATTGCTTGGCTTCAAAAAGATTTCCATCTAGGTTAATAGTGTGTATTTTTGAATCTCTTAGTAAACTAGGTTGTATTGCATCGAGACACAAACAATTTTCTTCTAATCTCAATATTTTTAGCCTTGGAGCTTGATGAAAATCTTCAGCGAGGCTTGTAATCTCATTCTGACTCAAATTCAGCTCAGCTGCATAAAAATTAACCATGCCACTTGGAATTTCAACAATcttattgtttgaaatatcaACAACCTCTAAATTCTTTAAGCCAAATAGTTGTACaggaaacattttaaacttgTTATTGctcaaataaatttgtttcaaattgGTTAACTGTGAAAAGGAATCAGGAAGCTTTGATATGCTGTTAGAAGAAATGTTTAACATTTCTAATTTTTTCAGATTAGATATCGAGTTGGGTAAATCGTGAATTGAATTAGTGTTTAAGTTAAGctgttttaacaatttcagCTTACTTATATCATCCGCAAtacttgaaattttattttttgataaatccAAATTTCTAAGATGGTCTGCTAAGTTAAGGACTTCTTCGGGTATTTCTTTGAGTCTGTGATTAGAAATTTGTAGAACACCTGTCTTTGATGCAGTTTCATAATGTTGTTTCAATCCAGAGTTCCCCatcaataagtaatttttctaATTCTCAGGTGATTccacttatttaatttgacaGGCAACTTATACGTAGTgtcatgaaatataaattatccgATAAATCAAAAagacaaaataacaatataaagagGATAAATAACAATCACAATCCACAAAACAACTTCGACAAgaattgacaaaaaataagaatgaGGTGTCAGTTGTCACTTGTCACTGTCAAAATGCAATAGAGCTTATAGGTACTTTGTGGCGTAGACCTTGAGTGTACATAAGCGTGATAAGCAcgcaatgattttttttaacgaaattATGTCCCGCCATAACTTGATTACAATaccataacaaatataaataaaatatttctctcCTACTCATGCATGCGATGCATATTGCTTTTAATACTGATTGAATGTCTCAAGAAGAAGAGGTTGTTCATGCATGTTCCCACTAGTGTTTTCAGTTCATACTTAAGTGCTTATaagttattacattatatcccatatccttttccttacccttcccattcctttccaATTCAAAgacggcaatccatttgtagaggcgtaaggtttgcaaACGACCTTACCCCTCTCCAAATGtgcgggcggtggtagcgcttaccatcaggcaaccaactagctccattgccgacagtgacataaaaaaaaaattggagtTGAGTAG is a genomic window containing:
- the LOC119830409 gene encoding leucine-rich repeat-containing protein 57-like — protein: MGNSGLKQHYETASKTGVLQISNHRLKEIPEEVLNLADHLRNLDLSKNKISSIADDISKLKLLKQLNLNTNSIHDLPNSISNLKKLEMLNISSNSISKLPDSFSQLTNLKQIYLSNNKFKMFPVQLFGLKNLEVVDISNNKIVEIPSGMVNFYAAELNLSQNEITSLAEDFHQAPRLKILRLEENCLCLDAIQPSLLRDSKIHTINLDGNLFEAKQLASVEGYNEYTERYTAMKKKMF